One region of Rhodocaloribacter litoris genomic DNA includes:
- a CDS encoding nuclear transport factor 2 family protein has product MNSDIQQLFITYEHAFSALDVARQADLFADSFLSAGPRGVIAGSKAQFTQMAEQMATFYKGVGFSGARIVSMEEKPITVAFSLVDVRWEAVFRRQEEKYVQFDVSYIVQRTDTDPKIILFITHQDEQEGMKDLKLI; this is encoded by the coding sequence ATGAACAGCGATATTCAACAGCTTTTTATCACCTATGAGCATGCGTTCTCCGCGCTGGATGTTGCCCGGCAGGCGGATCTCTTTGCTGATAGTTTTCTGTCTGCCGGACCGCGTGGAGTAATTGCGGGCAGCAAGGCACAATTCACGCAGATGGCTGAGCAGATGGCAACCTTTTACAAAGGCGTTGGCTTCAGCGGAGCGAGAATTGTCTCCATGGAGGAAAAGCCCATTACGGTTGCCTTTTCTCTGGTTGATGTCCGCTGGGAAGCAGTCTTTCGGAGACAAGAGGAAAAGTATGTGCAATTCGATGTTTCCTACATTGTCCAGAGAACAGATACTGACCCAAAGATCATTCTTTTCATCACCCATCAGGATGAGCAAGAGGGGATGAAAGATCTGAAGCTAATATAA
- a CDS encoding GNAT family N-acetyltransferase, producing the protein MMTQQHSTTEFAVRPVTTENLGDFVALFESRGAPHFCWCTLYRMSAQKHLSNAEKKEVMCNLVHEGIPVGVLAYDGERPIGWCSVAPRETYKRLDRSRTMPRVTPQDLPTWTILCFFVLRTYRSKGVAKRLLEGAIAYARAQGAQVIEAYPFDTAGNSSTHRGHSSLFREAGFRQTGNRWFLETSNYVSLPEKKNGDET; encoded by the coding sequence ATGATGACGCAACAACATAGCACAACTGAATTTGCAGTTCGGCCGGTTACTACGGAGAACCTGGGCGATTTTGTCGCCCTGTTTGAATCACGCGGAGCACCGCACTTTTGCTGGTGCACCCTCTATCGCATGTCAGCTCAAAAGCATCTTTCAAATGCTGAGAAGAAAGAAGTCATGTGTAACCTGGTGCACGAAGGTATCCCGGTTGGCGTTCTTGCTTACGATGGTGAAAGACCCATCGGCTGGTGTTCGGTAGCCCCGCGCGAAACCTACAAACGGCTGGATCGCTCGCGCACCATGCCTCGTGTAACGCCACAAGACCTGCCCACCTGGACGATTCTTTGCTTTTTCGTTCTGCGTACCTACCGGAGCAAAGGGGTAGCGAAGCGGCTCCTGGAAGGGGCGATCGCGTACGCACGTGCACAAGGAGCCCAGGTCATCGAGGCCTATCCGTTCGACACGGCAGGGAACTCTTCCACCCATCGCGGGCATTCTTCTCTTTTCAGAGAGGCAGGTTTTCGACAAACAGGGAATCGGTGGTTTCTGGAAACATCAAATTATGTATCTTTGCCCGAAAAGAAGAACGGAGATGAAACATGA